The Streptomyces tubercidicus DNA segment TCATCGTCATCAACAACTACGGCGACACCTCCGCGGCCCAGAAGAAGAAGTTCCTGATGTCGTACCCCCCGCTCGCCAACGTCTCGGCGGTCAAGCACCACCGGATCTACGTCATGGACTACGCCGACCTCGTCGAAAGCCCCCGCAACCCCGCCGCCGTCAGTGACCTGGCCCGCTATCTGCGCGGTATACGGGCGGCCGGCTGACCGGCAACGTACGGACACCCGGCGCCCGCCCTTCTACACTGGCCGTGTGGTGACCACCGACTGGCAGAGCGACCTCCGCAGGCGCGGATACCGCCTGACCCCGCAGCGTCAGCTCGTGCTGGAGGCTGTGGACAGGCTGGAGCACGCCACGCCGGACGACATCCTCACCGAGGTGCGCAAGACGGCGGGCGGGGTGAACATCTCCACGGTCTACCGGACCCTGGAACTCCTCGAAGAGCTGGGCCTGGTCAGCCATGCCCACCTCGG contains these protein-coding regions:
- a CDS encoding Fur family transcriptional regulator yields the protein MVTTDWQSDLRRRGYRLTPQRQLVLEAVDRLEHATPDDILTEVRKTAGGVNISTVYRTLELLEELGLVSHAHLGHGAPTYHLADRHHHMHLVCRDCTEVIEADLSVAEPFTAMLREQFGFETDMKHFAIFGRCAACRAKAAEGNG